One Persicobacter psychrovividus DNA window includes the following coding sequences:
- a CDS encoding IS630 family transposase: protein MARKKTDVLTSHQGKNGGRESKLSEEQLTKMKTELHQIDFWSNSDVRAYLEEEFNVQYCKRSVVNLLRGFGMYYYKPSPIDIHRPKNADNILKMRLNGLKQQLELDNVKFENCSFGFCDETSYQNYHNSSRLWSFFKKRKEVNSKRNRLSTFGFYAMKGNSVYCELENAKSDRFVDALKEVKNANSEAEAIIVLWDNFSSHKSQAVKEYARENNIYLVYLPPYSPDLNPIEQLWKQIKRSLSQQGIIKSKDVLSEFIQEQWSELASKLSTGIRWFKEYIDPLFPSVQLGKTES, encoded by the coding sequence ATGGCTCGAAAAAAAACGGACGTCCTGACAAGTCATCAAGGTAAAAATGGTGGACGAGAATCCAAGCTGAGTGAAGAGCAGCTCACTAAAATGAAAACTGAACTTCATCAAATCGACTTTTGGTCAAACTCGGATGTGCGAGCCTATTTAGAAGAAGAGTTTAATGTCCAGTATTGTAAACGCTCCGTTGTCAATTTATTGAGGGGATTTGGGATGTATTATTACAAACCAAGCCCTATAGATATACACCGACCAAAGAATGCTGATAATATATTGAAAATGCGTTTAAATGGCTTAAAACAGCAGTTGGAGCTCGATAATGTTAAATTTGAGAATTGTAGCTTCGGCTTTTGCGATGAAACCTCATATCAAAATTATCACAATTCATCACGGCTATGGAGCTTTTTTAAAAAACGGAAAGAGGTAAACTCTAAAAGAAACAGACTTAGTACTTTTGGTTTTTATGCCATGAAAGGCAATAGTGTTTATTGTGAGCTTGAAAATGCCAAGTCAGATCGGTTTGTTGACGCTTTAAAGGAGGTGAAAAACGCTAACTCTGAGGCGGAAGCAATTATTGTATTGTGGGATAATTTTTCATCTCACAAATCGCAGGCAGTAAAAGAATATGCTCGAGAGAATAATATTTACTTAGTTTACCTACCTCCATACTCACCTGATCTTAACCCGATTGAGCAGTTATGGAAGCAAATAAAAAGGAGCTTAAGCCAACAAGGTATCATTAAAAGCAAAGATGTTTTGAGCGAATTTATTCAAGAACAATGGAGTGAGCTTGCCTCAAAATTATCAACTGGAATTAGATGGTTTAAAGAATATATTGACCCACTATTCCCGTCGGTGCAATTGGGAAAGACAGAAAGTTGA
- a CDS encoding BspA family leucine-rich repeat surface protein: MRFLFLLLGLLGVQVFASQQAHADEERPFIITVDIPDDSKDFYVLIRGGVNDSGASDYTIDWGDGNTTTGGSSSEEQVSHTYAEAGEYQVSMSGKLPSVTFSTFNNNPNQTQKDNASKVSEVVQWGSNQWYSTEYMFAEASAITDMPEESPNLSFVSSMQGMFYRAVNFNGNLSSWDVSNVQDMSYLFAIAASFNGDLSSWDVGNVATIDFMFQHARAFNGNLSAWDVSNVRYMRYVFSGALIFSGDLSTWDISNVYLMDDLLRYPNFNRDLYEKILKNWSQLDVRSGLRLELSTTYCSPEAVEGRRILIEKGWVISDNGRNCSGVVETAPQLPEGEGTSENPYVISNLAELRWLSEGIEEGTSAADRWQGEHNHYLLSADIDAFECKEWNEGKGFLPIGREGLSFTGVFDGQNFKISYLRLDDRYGINYGLFGEIEDATVKNLAVDHYEVYADKKVGLIASAIRSEIENVHVQGRYLAKETLGGVVGYLGDGSNISLCAATVEMIGVPKKVGGVVGEAVDGGTIRLCQSAGTIPGYNYIGGLVGWLKNTKLENGHSSVQIESKYPGDHIDQIGGLAGFVEDAQISNAYAIGLLIPNYGQVLSGAIGEVTNSNVAGVFWDKQTTGMQSDGSEHSVGLLTADFEDQSNFTNWDFEGVWAMGKTSEGLIRPFFQKDVNQVKVSINGNGKVTGDAFYAFDSVDLSFVIQPNQNYVLESCEVDGHIVDVKDNMKLEFANIQEDINVNVSFTLKTYELTASVADGPIGEKGATITPESTIVTHGDEASFTLTFDPGYELDYWKVDGQIQEETSNTLTLSNVTKAQTVEAKAKIIEYPMTLLPLENGVISASTTSVPHGTSVNFTLEPVEGYELDEWTIDNVVVDEPSNVLTILSVTQAHRVSATVKLKTYPISASVSEPDQASINPTTVTLEHGASQDFELTIETGYELDGWYINDELQSETSSTLRITAFDAMNIEAKVKPIAYNITASAGINATISPEEIMVGYGATQRFTVTPREDYEVIRWTVDDVTQEGAAGNTFDLLVSGEHHVHATTQQKKYKVNASVNNDAGGSLSYRDDELIHGQDFEISVSLNEGYEVNQWVVNGVVENTKETNKLIQGVKEDLVIEVVLELIKYPITVVQVEGAAISPATIEVAHGMDQTFELSLEDGYSVDYWTVDGESVKVNSLVYTLRDIKSEHQVSALLTRKAYEVTASVNEGATISPETVSVFHGENQTFTLEIEAGYQLKHWMVNDMIQTETSNTFVLKDVQENNLHVEAVVEPVVYTLTVVQVENGSISPETTTVSYGEDQTFTISTDKYHLIEDVLVDGESVGAVETYTFEAVEADHEITAIFTRILSNDQQAGIRVYPNPVRENLHFEGLSKQATVQFVDAMGRIVLKTVVAPNTPTVDVSPLGTGLYQVMLDGQVVEKLLKE, from the coding sequence ATGAGATTTCTATTTTTATTATTAGGCTTATTGGGCGTTCAGGTATTTGCATCACAACAGGCTCATGCCGATGAAGAACGCCCTTTTATTATTACTGTCGATATTCCGGATGACAGTAAGGATTTTTATGTACTTATCAGGGGAGGAGTCAATGATTCCGGAGCCAGTGATTATACCATTGATTGGGGGGATGGCAATACGACAACAGGAGGAAGCAGTTCAGAGGAACAGGTAAGTCATACTTATGCGGAGGCAGGAGAGTATCAGGTAAGCATGAGTGGGAAGTTGCCTTCAGTTACATTTTCGACATTTAATAATAATCCTAATCAAACTCAAAAGGACAACGCTTCAAAAGTATCCGAGGTCGTTCAGTGGGGAAGTAACCAGTGGTACAGTACGGAATATATGTTTGCGGAAGCATCCGCAATAACAGATATGCCAGAAGAAAGTCCCAATTTGAGCTTTGTTAGTAGCATGCAGGGAATGTTTTACAGAGCAGTTAATTTCAATGGAAATTTGAGTTCCTGGGATGTCAGCAATGTGCAGGATATGTCCTATTTGTTTGCAATTGCCGCATCGTTTAATGGAGATTTAAGTAGCTGGGATGTTGGTAATGTGGCAACCATAGATTTTATGTTTCAACATGCAAGAGCGTTCAATGGGAATTTAAGCGCATGGGACGTCAGTAATGTGCGGTATATGCGTTATGTGTTCAGTGGTGCGCTGATCTTTTCTGGGGATTTGAGCACATGGGATATTAGTAATGTGTACTTGATGGATGATTTGTTACGGTACCCTAATTTTAATCGGGACCTTTATGAAAAAATTCTGAAAAATTGGAGCCAATTAGACGTGCGTTCTGGGCTCAGACTTGAATTATCCACCACTTATTGCTCGCCTGAGGCGGTTGAAGGTCGGCGTATATTGATCGAAAAAGGATGGGTAATTTCTGATAATGGGAGAAATTGTTCTGGGGTAGTAGAAACAGCTCCTCAACTGCCGGAGGGAGAAGGTACGTCCGAAAACCCCTATGTTATATCAAATTTAGCTGAACTGAGGTGGTTGTCTGAGGGAATAGAGGAAGGAACCTCAGCCGCTGATCGATGGCAGGGGGAGCATAATCACTATTTATTGTCTGCTGATATAGATGCCTTTGAGTGTAAAGAATGGAACGAGGGGAAAGGTTTTTTGCCGATTGGTCGTGAGGGGTTGAGTTTTACAGGCGTTTTTGACGGACAAAATTTTAAGATTTCTTATTTGAGGCTCGATGACAGATATGGCATAAACTATGGCTTGTTTGGTGAAATAGAAGATGCGACGGTGAAAAATTTAGCCGTTGACCATTATGAAGTTTATGCTGATAAAAAAGTCGGTTTGATCGCCTCCGCAATTAGGAGTGAAATTGAAAATGTTCATGTTCAGGGAAGATATTTGGCAAAGGAGACGTTAGGTGGTGTGGTTGGTTATTTAGGTGATGGGTCCAATATAAGTCTTTGCGCAGCAACGGTCGAAATGATAGGCGTACCTAAAAAGGTTGGAGGGGTTGTTGGTGAGGCAGTGGATGGAGGGACTATACGTCTTTGTCAGTCGGCAGGAACCATACCGGGATATAATTATATTGGAGGGCTTGTCGGTTGGTTGAAGAATACAAAGTTAGAAAATGGGCATTCGAGTGTTCAGATAGAAAGTAAATACCCAGGTGACCATATTGACCAGATTGGCGGACTTGCAGGATTTGTTGAAGACGCTCAAATTAGCAATGCCTACGCAATAGGGCTCCTTATACCAAATTATGGACAAGTTTTAAGTGGTGCAATTGGAGAGGTAACCAACAGTAATGTTGCGGGTGTTTTTTGGGATAAACAAACCACGGGAATGCAATCGGATGGTTCGGAGCATTCGGTCGGGCTCTTGACGGCTGATTTTGAAGATCAGTCCAATTTTACCAACTGGGATTTTGAGGGTGTTTGGGCAATGGGTAAGACGAGTGAAGGATTAATTCGCCCGTTCTTCCAAAAGGATGTAAATCAGGTAAAGGTTTCCATAAATGGTAATGGGAAAGTAACTGGGGATGCCTTTTATGCTTTTGATAGTGTTGATTTAAGTTTCGTGATTCAACCAAATCAAAACTATGTGTTGGAATCTTGCGAGGTTGATGGTCATATTGTTGATGTGAAGGACAATATGAAGTTGGAGTTCGCGAACATTCAGGAAGATATAAATGTCAATGTCAGCTTTACATTGAAAACCTACGAACTAACCGCATCAGTAGCAGACGGACCAATAGGCGAAAAAGGAGCAACGATTACCCCTGAATCCACAATAGTTACGCATGGGGATGAGGCGAGCTTTACTTTGACTTTCGATCCCGGCTATGAGTTGGATTATTGGAAGGTTGATGGCCAAATTCAGGAAGAGACTTCCAATACCTTAACATTAAGTAATGTGACGAAGGCTCAAACAGTGGAGGCTAAAGCAAAAATCATTGAATATCCAATGACGTTGCTACCTTTGGAAAATGGGGTTATTTCCGCATCAACGACTTCAGTTCCTCATGGCACTTCAGTGAACTTCACCTTGGAGCCAGTAGAAGGCTATGAATTGGATGAATGGACAATCGATAATGTGGTAGTCGATGAACCATCGAATGTTTTGACCATTTTGAGCGTAACTCAGGCGCATAGAGTTTCGGCTACGGTCAAGTTGAAAACTTATCCAATATCGGCATCTGTATCTGAGCCAGATCAAGCAAGTATCAATCCAACGACGGTAACCTTGGAACATGGTGCAAGTCAAGATTTCGAACTAACTATTGAAACAGGCTATGAGTTGGATGGCTGGTATATTAATGATGAATTGCAGTCAGAAACATCAAGCACATTGCGTATTACTGCTTTTGATGCGATGAATATCGAGGCGAAAGTAAAACCGATTGCTTATAACATTACCGCTTCTGCAGGTATTAATGCAACGATTTCTCCAGAAGAGATCATGGTGGGTTATGGGGCAACACAACGCTTTACTGTTACACCAAGAGAGGATTATGAAGTGATTCGTTGGACCGTAGATGATGTTACTCAAGAAGGTGCGGCGGGCAATACATTTGATTTGTTGGTAAGCGGTGAACATCATGTACACGCAACAACACAACAGAAGAAGTACAAGGTCAATGCTTCTGTAAATAATGATGCTGGTGGTTCCCTGTCCTACCGTGATGATGAACTTATCCACGGTCAGGATTTTGAGATTTCAGTAAGCTTGAATGAGGGGTATGAAGTCAATCAGTGGGTTGTCAATGGGGTGGTTGAAAATACCAAAGAAACCAACAAGCTTATTCAAGGGGTAAAAGAAGACTTGGTTATTGAAGTTGTCCTTGAATTGATCAAATATCCAATAACCGTTGTTCAGGTAGAAGGAGCTGCGATTTCACCGGCAACCATTGAAGTAGCACATGGTATGGATCAAACCTTTGAACTGTCCCTGGAAGATGGTTATTCAGTAGATTATTGGACGGTAGACGGTGAGTCGGTAAAAGTAAACAGTTTGGTTTATACTTTAAGAGATATAAAATCTGAACATCAAGTAAGTGCTTTATTAACGCGCAAGGCTTATGAGGTAACGGCAAGCGTGAATGAGGGGGCAACCATTTCCCCTGAGACCGTGTCTGTTTTCCATGGTGAAAATCAAACTTTCACTTTGGAGATCGAAGCTGGTTACCAACTGAAACATTGGATGGTCAATGACATGATTCAGACAGAAACCTCTAATACCTTTGTGTTGAAGGATGTTCAGGAAAATAATCTGCATGTTGAAGCGGTGGTAGAACCTGTGGTTTATACCCTAACAGTGGTTCAAGTAGAAAACGGCTCCATCTCCCCAGAAACCACCACAGTCAGTTATGGCGAAGATCAAACTTTCACGATCTCAACGGATAAATACCACCTTATCGAAGACGTCTTAGTCGATGGCGAATCCGTTGGTGCGGTAGAAACCTACACCTTCGAGGCAGTGGAGGCAGACCATGAAATCACGGCGATCTTTACCCGTATTTTGTCGAATGATCAGCAGGCGGGCATTCGTGTTTATCCAAACCCAGTTCGGGAGAATCTGCATTTCGAAGGGCTGAGCAAGCAAGCAACGGTTCAGTTCGTTGATGCGATGGGACGCATTGTTTTGAAAACAGTGGTTGCACCAAATACCCCAACGGTTGATGTCAGTCCATTGGGAACCGGTTTGTATCAGGTGATGTTGGACGGACAGGTGGTCGAGAAATTATTGAAAGAATAA
- the ltrA gene encoding group II intron reverse transcriptase/maturase: protein MKGRKQKVQRNSSLFGKAPAEQGKAERVPTFVWITEADDFTVTQRKEGLLDKILCPYNLNRAYQRVVKNKGSHGIDGMKVGALASYLQIHGREIVQSIRQGNYRPNPVRRVEIPKDNGKTRPLGIPTVVDRWVQQAISQVLVPIYEKEFSPHSYGFRPGRSQHQALLQSQEILSEGYRYAVDLDMEKFFDTVNHSYLITLLSEQIKEGSVISLIHKYLNAGVVIGHKFEASTDGVPQGGPLSPLLSNVMLNVLDQELTKRGHRFVRYADDMIIFSKGRKGAERLKRTVTRFIEGRLYLRVNKEKTQVVPRRQIKFLGYSFYMWKGKARFRVQAKSINRLKDKMRAITNKSNGLGYQRRKTLLSQTIKGWINYYKFAEMKTIMQRLDEWLRRRIRAFTWKNWKRVRTRFKELKRLGADTSKAWEHANTRKGHWRIAKSPVLHKTLTDEVLREQGYVSLKTYYLSVH, encoded by the coding sequence ATGAAAGGTAGAAAGCAGAAAGTACAAAGAAATAGTAGCTTGTTCGGAAAAGCACCTGCGGAACAGGGGAAAGCCGAACGAGTGCCGACTTTTGTTTGGATAACTGAAGCGGATGATTTCACAGTTACACAGAGAAAGGAAGGATTGTTAGACAAAATCTTGTGCCCTTATAATTTGAACCGAGCTTATCAGCGAGTGGTCAAGAACAAAGGGAGCCATGGAATTGATGGAATGAAGGTCGGCGCTTTGGCGTCATATCTGCAAATTCATGGAAGGGAGATTGTGCAGTCCATACGTCAAGGGAACTACCGCCCGAACCCAGTCCGACGTGTAGAAATACCGAAGGACAATGGGAAGACACGCCCTTTGGGGATACCAACGGTAGTGGATCGTTGGGTACAACAGGCGATCAGCCAAGTTTTAGTTCCGATTTACGAAAAGGAATTTTCACCTCATAGCTATGGATTTCGTCCTGGTCGCAGTCAGCATCAGGCATTACTTCAAAGCCAAGAGATTTTATCAGAAGGCTATCGCTATGCGGTGGACTTAGATATGGAGAAGTTCTTTGACACGGTAAATCATAGTTATCTTATCACTTTACTGTCAGAACAAATCAAGGAAGGATCGGTGATTTCACTCATTCACAAATATTTGAATGCAGGTGTTGTGATCGGTCATAAATTTGAAGCAAGCACCGACGGCGTACCGCAGGGTGGACCATTGAGCCCATTATTGAGCAATGTAATGCTTAATGTGTTGGATCAAGAACTGACCAAGCGGGGACACCGATTCGTGCGCTATGCTGATGATATGATTATCTTTAGTAAAGGTAGAAAAGGAGCGGAACGACTCAAAAGAACAGTTACCCGATTTATTGAAGGTAGGCTGTATTTGAGGGTAAACAAGGAGAAAACGCAGGTAGTACCAAGACGGCAAATCAAATTTTTGGGATACTCCTTCTACATGTGGAAGGGAAAAGCACGTTTTCGAGTTCAAGCCAAAAGTATCAATCGGCTAAAGGATAAAATGCGTGCTATCACCAATAAAAGTAATGGTCTGGGCTATCAAAGGCGGAAAACCCTGCTATCTCAAACGATAAAAGGGTGGATCAATTACTACAAATTTGCCGAGATGAAAACCATCATGCAACGACTCGACGAGTGGTTACGCCGACGAATTCGGGCATTTACTTGGAAGAATTGGAAGCGGGTAAGAACACGGTTCAAGGAACTAAAGCGACTGGGTGCCGATACATCGAAAGCCTGGGAACACGCCAACACAAGAAAAGGACATTGGCGGATCGCAAAGAGCCCTGTATTACACAAAACCCTGACTGATGAAGTGCTTCGAGAACAAGGCTACGTCTCTCTAAAGACATACTATCTCTCTGTACACTGA
- the murB gene encoding UDP-N-acetylmuramate dehydrogenase, whose product MKIQENHSLAGLNTFGVSETAKYFTSITSVEELKEVLASDIFQQNPWMMLGGGSNVLFTKPYDGLIILNQIKGIELVKEDESNVFLKVGAGEVWHEVVLHTLANGWFGMENMSLIPGSVGASPIQNIGAYGMELKDVFESLEAVEVATGKLKTFTHEECAFGYRDSFFKRAGKGKFIITSVCLKLNKSAQINVSYGAIQQVLEEKGITEITPKAVSDAVIEIRQSKLPDPKEIGNGGSFFKNPVIEEDQYLDLKEEFPRLSGYPAGKGFVKIPAGFLIDQAGWKGYRKGNVGVHEKQALVLVNFGGNNGQAIIDLAKEIQASVMEKFGVEIQPEVNIIG is encoded by the coding sequence ATGAAAATTCAGGAAAACCATTCGCTTGCGGGCTTGAACACTTTCGGGGTGTCTGAAACAGCCAAATATTTCACATCCATAACCTCTGTGGAGGAACTGAAAGAGGTGTTGGCCTCGGATATTTTTCAGCAGAATCCGTGGATGATGCTCGGCGGTGGAAGCAATGTGTTGTTCACCAAGCCTTATGATGGATTAATCATCTTGAATCAAATCAAAGGCATAGAGTTGGTAAAGGAAGATGAAAGTAATGTGTTCCTGAAAGTAGGCGCAGGAGAGGTATGGCATGAAGTGGTTTTGCATACTTTGGCAAACGGTTGGTTTGGCATGGAAAATATGTCCTTGATCCCAGGTTCTGTGGGAGCATCACCGATACAGAATATTGGAGCCTACGGCATGGAGCTCAAAGATGTTTTTGAATCTTTGGAGGCTGTTGAGGTGGCAACCGGCAAGCTGAAAACCTTTACGCATGAAGAATGTGCTTTTGGCTATCGTGATTCCTTCTTCAAAAGAGCAGGCAAAGGCAAATTCATCATTACCTCGGTTTGTCTGAAGCTGAATAAATCCGCACAAATCAATGTTTCCTATGGAGCGATTCAGCAGGTCTTGGAAGAAAAAGGCATTACCGAAATCACCCCAAAGGCCGTCAGCGATGCCGTGATTGAGATCCGTCAGTCCAAATTGCCCGATCCCAAAGAAATCGGCAACGGCGGAAGCTTCTTCAAAAATCCTGTCATTGAAGAAGATCAATACCTTGACCTCAAAGAAGAGTTTCCACGATTGTCCGGTTACCCTGCAGGAAAAGGTTTTGTGAAAATCCCCGCAGGTTTTTTGATCGACCAAGCAGGATGGAAAGGCTACCGAAAAGGGAATGTTGGCGTACACGAAAAGCAGGCATTGGTCTTGGTGAACTTCGGCGGAAACAACGGTCAGGCGATTATTGATCTGGCGAAAGAAATTCAAGCCTCAGTGATGGAAAAGTTCGGGGTGGAGATTCAGCCAGAAGTGAATATTATTGGTTGA
- the dprA gene encoding DNA-processing protein DprA, protein MTSKHSSKEKQFLLGAIALGMVPGVGAHIFRSLIAHFGSAQAVWDVPPGELQKVKGVGAKLSAHLKNPTLFFDAAQQQIDRCSLLGIRLLSLQDPAYPFRLKQIADAPPVIYVYGEADLNPHRSIAVVGTRRATAYGLDFLTDFIDYLKPYQPTIVSGLAYGIDIHAHKRALATALPTIGVMASGMNIIYPQKHRNTAVEMVKCGGALITESPLDTSPDAMLFPARNRIIAGLCDAVVVIEAMASGGALITAELANDYNREVLALGGPYHSKYSEGCNNLVKQQRAHLMTTPEDLVSLLNWQLPTDEQDAVSKKFEEFLSNEEMAVVTFLQKYGQPIHRDELLAGMEMEDNQLLSTLLSLELQSIVQNLPGNQVVLRR, encoded by the coding sequence TTGACCTCAAAACACAGCTCTAAGGAAAAACAATTCCTTTTAGGCGCTATCGCCCTGGGCATGGTACCAGGCGTCGGAGCGCATATTTTTCGTTCACTGATCGCCCATTTTGGCTCGGCACAAGCGGTATGGGATGTTCCTCCAGGTGAACTTCAGAAAGTTAAAGGGGTGGGCGCTAAATTATCGGCACACCTGAAAAACCCGACCCTGTTTTTTGATGCCGCACAACAGCAAATCGATCGTTGCAGCCTGCTGGGTATCCGTTTGCTTTCATTGCAGGATCCCGCTTATCCCTTCCGACTCAAACAAATTGCCGATGCGCCGCCCGTCATTTATGTATATGGGGAGGCCGACCTGAATCCGCACCGGAGTATTGCAGTGGTGGGTACAAGGCGTGCTACCGCTTACGGACTTGATTTTCTCACTGATTTTATAGATTACCTCAAGCCCTATCAGCCCACCATCGTCTCTGGGCTTGCCTACGGTATTGATATCCATGCACATAAAAGAGCACTCGCTACAGCGCTGCCCACCATCGGAGTTATGGCCAGTGGAATGAACATTATTTATCCGCAAAAACACCGCAATACCGCCGTAGAAATGGTGAAATGTGGTGGTGCCCTGATCACAGAATCCCCCTTGGATACCTCCCCCGATGCCATGCTTTTTCCTGCCCGAAACCGGATTATCGCTGGCCTCTGCGATGCTGTGGTGGTCATTGAAGCCATGGCTTCTGGTGGCGCCCTGATTACGGCTGAACTTGCCAATGATTACAATCGGGAGGTTTTGGCACTCGGTGGGCCCTATCATTCCAAATATAGTGAAGGTTGCAATAACCTGGTCAAACAGCAAAGAGCACACCTTATGACGACTCCCGAGGATTTGGTCAGCTTGCTGAATTGGCAATTGCCAACAGATGAACAAGACGCAGTAAGCAAGAAGTTTGAAGAATTTTTGAGCAATGAGGAGATGGCCGTGGTTACTTTTCTTCAAAAATACGGGCAACCCATTCACCGTGATGAACTTTTGGCAGGAATGGAGATGGAGGACAATCAGTTGCTTTCGACCTTGCTGAGCCTGGAGTTGCAGTCTATTGTGCAAAACCTGCCAGGTAATCAGGTGGTGTTGCGGCGGTGA
- a CDS encoding MerR family transcriptional regulator codes for MPYKEKEILKKYFTIGEVAEMLQVSTSLIRFWEGEFGLIRPKKNRNGNRQFTREDIANVKVIYHLVKEKGYTLQGAKDYLKNNSKEVKDKLEIVESLRSLKSFLIDLKTQL; via the coding sequence GTGCCGTACAAAGAGAAAGAAATACTAAAAAAATACTTTACAATTGGCGAGGTAGCGGAAATGTTGCAGGTTTCCACTTCATTGATTCGCTTCTGGGAGGGGGAATTTGGATTGATCCGCCCGAAGAAAAACCGCAATGGTAACCGTCAGTTTACGCGTGAGGATATTGCCAATGTGAAAGTGATTTACCATTTGGTGAAAGAAAAGGGCTATACCTTACAAGGTGCCAAAGATTACCTGAAAAACAATTCCAAAGAGGTTAAAGATAAGTTGGAGATAGTAGAATCTCTTCGCTCACTAAAATCTTTCCTCATTGACCTCAAAACACAGCTCTAA
- a CDS encoding M23 family metallopeptidase, giving the protein MAKIKYYYDTETCRYERITISKRMRLMNYLGFLTGSICCAIVILVIFGIWFDSPKEAILKKENKELQYHYDLLKGKVDNAVKMLGYLEERDANIYRVIYEAEPIPLEVRQGGVGGSYRYADLLERGLKSESLVLDTYKKVDALRKRLYVQSKSYDEILSLARNKEKLWASLPAIQPLSNKDLKRLASGYGYRIHPIHKIRRLHTGIDFSAPKGTPIYATGAGKVVKTKTDFSGYGKHVVIDHGYGYKTLYAHMQDFAVKRGAKVKRGDLIGYVGNTGSSTAPHCHYEVRKNDRPVNPINYLYQGITPEEYEELLRLASVENQSLS; this is encoded by the coding sequence ATGGCCAAGATAAAATATTACTACGATACAGAAACGTGCAGATACGAAAGGATTACCATATCTAAACGTATGCGGTTAATGAACTATTTGGGGTTCCTGACCGGCAGTATTTGCTGTGCAATCGTTATTTTAGTGATTTTCGGTATTTGGTTTGACTCCCCGAAGGAAGCGATACTCAAGAAGGAAAATAAAGAGCTTCAGTATCATTATGACCTGCTTAAAGGCAAGGTCGATAATGCGGTGAAGATGCTGGGCTATCTGGAGGAGCGGGATGCAAATATTTATCGGGTAATTTATGAGGCAGAGCCTATTCCTCTCGAAGTACGGCAAGGGGGTGTTGGCGGCAGTTATCGGTATGCTGACCTGCTGGAGCGAGGGCTGAAAAGTGAATCCCTGGTATTGGATACTTACAAAAAAGTGGACGCGCTGCGCAAACGCCTGTATGTGCAGTCTAAATCCTACGATGAAATTTTGAGCCTGGCCCGAAACAAAGAAAAACTGTGGGCATCATTGCCTGCTATTCAGCCTTTGAGTAATAAAGACCTGAAGCGTTTGGCTTCCGGTTACGGTTATCGTATTCACCCGATTCATAAAATCCGAAGATTACATACTGGGATTGATTTTTCGGCACCCAAAGGAACGCCAATTTACGCTACCGGGGCCGGCAAGGTGGTGAAGACCAAAACGGATTTCAGTGGTTACGGTAAGCATGTTGTGATTGACCACGGTTATGGCTATAAAACACTTTATGCGCATATGCAGGATTTTGCGGTTAAGCGTGGTGCAAAAGTGAAGCGTGGGGATTTGATCGGCTACGTGGGGAACACGGGCTCTTCGACTGCACCGCATTGCCATTATGAAGTCCGTAAAAATGACCGCCCGGTCAATCCAATTAATTATTTGTACCAGGGGATTACGCCTGAGGAATATGAGGAGTTATTGCGCCTGGCATCGGTAGAAAATCAGTCATTGTCATAA